One part of the Nyctibius grandis isolate bNycGra1 chromosome 33, bNycGra1.pri, whole genome shotgun sequence genome encodes these proteins:
- the LOC137675444 gene encoding interleukin-36 receptor antagonist protein-like isoform X1, with product MACRPALTLALLFLCAEAEGFALCHAPALQTKVFQYRIWDVNQKSLYLRNDQLVAGHLQGANAALEEKVFWVPNRAFEPARLPVIMGIQNGTRCLASPPASQPTLQLQDADIRELPRAGVASATFTFFRSYKDGLWRFESAANPGWFLSTSARGHQPLGLSRHPDATHLLDFYFQLC from the exons ATGGCGTGCCGGCCCGCGCTCACCCTcgccctcctcttcctctgcgcAGAGGCCGAAGGCTTCGCCCTCTGCCACGCTCCCGCCCTGCAGACCAAAGTGTTCCAGTATCG GATTTGGGACGTCAACCAGAAGTCGCTTTATCTGCGCAACGACCAGCTGGTGGCCGGGCACCTGCAAGGGGCCAACGCCGCCCTCGAAG AGAAGGTGTTTTGGGTGCCCAACCGCGCCTTCGAGCCCGCCCGGCTGCCCGTCATCATGGGCATCCAGAATGGCACCCGCTGCCTGGCCAGCCCCCCCGCCAGCCAGCccaccctgcagctgcag GACGCTGACATCAGGGAGCTGCCCCGCGCCGGGGTGGCCTCGGCCACCTTCACCTTCTTCCGCTCCTACAAGGACGGGCTGTGGCGCTTCGAGTCGGCCGCCAACCCCGGCTGGTTCCTCAGCACCTCGGCCCGTGGCCACCAGCCCCTCGGCCTCTCCCGCCACCCCGATGCCACCCACCTCCTCGACTTCtacttccagctctgctga
- the LOC137675444 gene encoding interleukin-36 receptor antagonist protein-like isoform X2, whose protein sequence is MEAEGFALCHAPALQTKVFQYRIWDVNQKSLYLRNDQLVAGHLQGANAALEEKVFWVPNRAFEPARLPVIMGIQNGTRCLASPPASQPTLQLQDADIRELPRAGVASATFTFFRSYKDGLWRFESAANPGWFLSTSARGHQPLGLSRHPDATHLLDFYFQLC, encoded by the exons atGG AGGCCGAAGGCTTCGCCCTCTGCCACGCTCCCGCCCTGCAGACCAAAGTGTTCCAGTATCG GATTTGGGACGTCAACCAGAAGTCGCTTTATCTGCGCAACGACCAGCTGGTGGCCGGGCACCTGCAAGGGGCCAACGCCGCCCTCGAAG AGAAGGTGTTTTGGGTGCCCAACCGCGCCTTCGAGCCCGCCCGGCTGCCCGTCATCATGGGCATCCAGAATGGCACCCGCTGCCTGGCCAGCCCCCCCGCCAGCCAGCccaccctgcagctgcag GACGCTGACATCAGGGAGCTGCCCCGCGCCGGGGTGGCCTCGGCCACCTTCACCTTCTTCCGCTCCTACAAGGACGGGCTGTGGCGCTTCGAGTCGGCCGCCAACCCCGGCTGGTTCCTCAGCACCTCGGCCCGTGGCCACCAGCCCCTCGGCCTCTCCCGCCACCCCGATGCCACCCACCTCCTCGACTTCtacttccagctctgctga
- the TMED4 gene encoding transmembrane emp24 domain-containing protein 4, whose translation MAGGERLRAALAAVVLAAWSAHGLYFHIGETEKRCFIEEIPDETMVIGNYRTQLWDKQSESFLPSTPGLGMHVEVKDPDGKVVLSRQYGSEGRFTFTSHTPGEHQICLHSNSTRMALFAGGKLRVHLDIQVGEHTNNYPEIAAKDKLTELQLRARQLLDQVEQIQKEQNYQRYREERFRMTSESTNQRVLWWSIAQTIILILTGIWQMRHLKSFFEAKKLV comes from the exons ATGGCGGGCGGCGAGAGGCTCCGGGCGGCGCTTGCCGCTGTGGTGTTGGCGGCCTGGAGCGCCCACGGGCTTTATTTCCATATCGGCGAGACCGAAAAACGGTGTTTCATCGAGGAAATCCCGGATGAGACGATGGTTATCG GGAACTACCGGACGCAGCTGTGGGACAAGCAGTCGGAGTCGTTCCTGCCCTCCACCCCCGGGCTGGGCATGCACGTGGAGGTGAAGGACCCCGACGGCAAG GTGGTGCTCTCGCGGCAGTACGGCTCCGAGGGACGCTTCACCTTCACCTCCCACACGCCGGGCGAGCACCAGATCTGCCTCCACTCCAACTCCACCCGCATGGCGCTCTTTGCTGGCGGCAAACTG cgGGTGCACCTGGACATCCAGGTGGGCGAACACACCAACAACTACCCCGAAATCGCCGCCAAGGACAAGCTGACGGAGCTGCAGCTCCGCGCCCGCCAGCTCCTCGACCAGGTCGAGCAGATCCAGAAGGAACAGAACTACCAGCGG taCCGGGAGGAGCGTTTCCGCATGACGAGCGAGAGCACCAACCAGCGGGTGCTGTGGTGGTCCATCGCCCAAAccatcatcctcatcctcaccgGCATCTGGCAGATGAGGCACCTCAAGAGCTTCTTCGAGGCCAAGAAGCTGGTGTAG